A stretch of the Dictyoglomus sp. genome encodes the following:
- the rgy gene encoding reverse gyrase, which produces MAVGAKYHHSCINCGGINTDYRNERGLPCNICLPDENSEDIYKSLEENNSLKDFLYYSSFYSKLENFEKFFKEKLGKPLIGYQRFWARRFLLSKSFTMIAPTGVGKTTFGLIASLWLAKEGKKVALVFPTVSLVNQAKERLRELALKEPLENVRILSFQSSMKKEERDKFEKDFDEDNFDILIMSSQFLSRRREELSKKFFSLVFVDDVDAVLKSSKNIDILLEMIGIPQEVINNTLNNLKRGKIREIENHTRNHGILIVSSATARPRGLKPLLFRELLGFDIGRFVFSVRNITNIRIREKSKEKLFNIISTLKEGIILFVEKEEDGIEITKFLEEKGIEIGKTWENFEESFERFKRGDLRILCGIYSYYGKLVRGIDLPLRIKYAIFWGVPSFQYPLEISKAPRFILERVLKEYFENNQKMKYFLSNISKIEVEKLREIAKNHINDEKWIEIIQQSFSNVRIHNNNIIFPDVYTYIQASGRTSRILGSNLTKGVSILFEEDDIIFESLRSRLMFLTEEDWLKEDEVNWNSLIVEVENSRREDQGYLVRDSKSTLMIVESPTKADTISKFLEKASTRRYGKLLVHESITSEGILLITATKGHVYDLETRNGVHGVEINNGNFIPVYNSIKRCEKCGHQFTENYENCPKCESKEIDDKKEILKKLREIALEVDEVLIATDPDVEGEKISWDVFQYVLPVNNNVRRIEMHEITRHGFEYAKKNKRYISENLVKSQIVRRIEDRWVGFELSLKLQKNFRSINLSAGRVQSTVLGWIVEREKEYLKSEKIFTNLKFENGYNLEVEGEIEDNSVYIKILGYSDEELTSLPPFNTSSILSEASRRFGIGVQETMEILQFLFEHGLITYHRTDSTRISLTGQNVAKTYLDKLGKKELFVGRGWGEEGAHEAIRPVKPIDSKELSDFVSERIAQEITNKHLKIYSLIFNRFMVSQMRNPIVTKQKVVMKINNREIEVDIPISVKEEGWLSFSPLSLYSPFKDAIYKITDKKIYKKHTVPLFTQATIIEEMRKKEIGRPSTYARIIEILFKRGYIIEDSYKRLRATPLGKKVYNFLKQKYKDYIVEETTRELEHLMEIVENGERDHQEVLRTLYQELQDLMSS; this is translated from the coding sequence TTGGCTGTAGGAGCAAAGTATCATCATTCATGTATTAACTGTGGAGGAATAAATACTGATTATAGAAATGAAAGGGGACTTCCCTGTAATATTTGTCTTCCTGATGAAAATTCTGAAGACATTTACAAAAGTTTAGAAGAAAATAATTCTTTAAAAGATTTTTTATATTATTCTTCTTTTTATTCTAAACTTGAAAATTTCGAGAAATTTTTTAAAGAAAAACTTGGCAAACCCTTAATAGGTTATCAGAGATTTTGGGCTAGAAGATTTCTCCTTTCTAAGAGTTTTACTATGATTGCTCCTACAGGAGTAGGAAAAACAACTTTTGGGCTTATAGCTTCTTTATGGCTTGCAAAAGAAGGTAAGAAGGTTGCTCTTGTTTTTCCTACTGTTTCTCTCGTGAATCAGGCAAAAGAGAGATTAAGGGAATTGGCTTTAAAAGAACCATTAGAAAATGTTAGGATTCTTTCTTTTCAATCATCGATGAAAAAAGAAGAAAGAGATAAATTTGAAAAGGATTTTGACGAGGATAATTTTGATATATTAATCATGTCTTCTCAATTTCTTTCAAGAAGGAGAGAAGAGCTTTCAAAAAAGTTTTTTTCTTTAGTGTTTGTGGACGATGTGGATGCAGTTCTAAAATCCTCTAAAAATATAGATATTTTATTAGAAATGATTGGAATTCCTCAAGAGGTAATAAATAATACCCTTAACAATTTAAAAAGAGGGAAAATAAGAGAAATTGAAAATCATACAAGGAATCATGGAATTTTAATAGTATCTTCTGCTACTGCGAGACCTCGTGGATTAAAACCTCTTCTTTTTAGAGAGCTTCTAGGTTTTGATATTGGGAGATTTGTTTTTAGTGTAAGAAATATTACAAACATAAGGATAAGGGAGAAAAGTAAAGAGAAGCTCTTCAATATAATAAGTACATTAAAAGAGGGAATAATACTTTTTGTGGAAAAAGAAGAGGACGGAATTGAAATAACAAAATTTTTAGAGGAGAAGGGTATTGAAATAGGAAAGACATGGGAAAATTTTGAAGAAAGTTTTGAAAGATTTAAAAGGGGAGATCTTAGGATTTTATGTGGTATATATTCATACTATGGAAAGCTTGTAAGAGGTATAGATCTTCCACTAAGAATTAAATACGCTATTTTTTGGGGTGTTCCTTCTTTTCAGTATCCTTTAGAGATTTCGAAGGCTCCTCGCTTTATTTTAGAAAGAGTATTAAAGGAATATTTTGAAAATAACCAGAAAATGAAATATTTTCTCAGTAATATTTCGAAAATTGAAGTAGAAAAATTAAGAGAAATCGCAAAAAATCACATTAACGATGAAAAATGGATAGAAATTATCCAGCAGTCCTTTTCCAATGTTAGGATTCATAATAATAATATAATTTTTCCTGATGTTTATACTTATATTCAGGCTTCAGGTAGGACTTCAAGAATTTTAGGATCGAATTTAACAAAGGGAGTTTCTATTCTTTTTGAGGAAGATGACATTATTTTTGAATCCTTGAGATCTCGACTTATGTTTCTTACAGAGGAAGACTGGTTAAAAGAAGATGAAGTAAATTGGAATTCTCTTATAGTAGAAGTAGAAAATAGCAGAAGAGAAGATCAGGGATATCTAGTAAGGGATTCAAAATCTACTTTAATGATTGTAGAATCTCCTACTAAAGCGGATACTATCTCAAAATTCTTAGAAAAGGCATCTACTAGAAGATATGGAAAACTTTTAGTTCATGAATCAATTACTTCTGAGGGAATATTGCTTATAACTGCTACTAAGGGACATGTGTATGATTTGGAAACTAGAAATGGAGTTCATGGAGTAGAAATTAATAACGGTAATTTTATTCCTGTATATAACTCTATAAAAAGATGTGAAAAATGTGGACATCAATTCACTGAGAATTATGAAAATTGTCCAAAATGTGAGTCAAAGGAAATAGATGATAAGAAGGAGATATTAAAAAAACTCCGAGAGATTGCTTTGGAAGTTGATGAGGTTTTAATTGCTACAGATCCTGATGTAGAAGGAGAAAAGATCTCATGGGATGTATTTCAATATGTTCTTCCTGTAAACAATAATGTAAGGAGAATAGAGATGCACGAAATAACAAGACATGGTTTTGAGTATGCTAAGAAAAACAAAAGATATATTTCAGAGAATCTTGTAAAATCTCAAATTGTAAGAAGGATTGAAGATAGGTGGGTTGGGTTTGAATTAAGTTTGAAATTGCAGAAGAATTTTAGATCCATAAATCTTTCTGCAGGAAGAGTTCAAAGTACTGTTTTAGGATGGATTGTTGAAAGAGAGAAAGAGTATCTAAAAAGTGAAAAGATTTTTACTAATCTGAAATTTGAAAATGGTTATAATTTAGAGGTAGAAGGAGAAATAGAAGATAATTCTGTATATATAAAGATTTTAGGTTATAGTGATGAAGAATTAACTTCTCTTCCTCCTTTTAATACTTCATCCATATTGTCTGAAGCTTCTCGTAGATTTGGTATTGGGGTTCAGGAAACTATGGAAATTTTACAATTTCTCTTTGAACATGGACTTATAACTTATCATCGAACAGATTCTACAAGGATCTCATTAACAGGACAGAATGTAGCAAAAACTTATCTTGACAAATTAGGTAAAAAAGAACTTTTCGTTGGTAGGGGATGGGGGGAGGAGGGGGCTCATGAAGCTATAAGGCCAGTAAAACCTATAGATTCTAAGGAACTTAGTGATTTTGTTAGTGAGAGAATAGCCCAAGAAATTACTAACAAACATTTAAAGATTTATTCTCTCATATTTAATAGATTTATGGTAAGCCAAATGAGGAATCCTATTGTAACAAAACAAAAAGTAGTTATGAAGATTAACAATAGAGAAATAGAAGTAGATATACCTATTTCTGTTAAAGAGGAAGGGTGGCTTTCTTTTAGTCCTTTATCTCTATATTCTCCCTTTAAAGATGCAATATACAAAATAACTGACAAAAAAATTTATAAAAAACATACGGTTCCTTTATTTACTCAAGCTACTATTATAGAAGAAATGAGAAAAAAAGAAATTGGAAGACCTTCAACATATGCAAGAATTATTGAAATTCTATTTAAGAGAGGTTATATTATTGAGGATTCTTATAAAAGGTTAAGAGCAACTCCCCTTGGAAAAAAGGTCTATAATTTCCTAAAACAAAAATATAAAGATTACATAGTAGAAGAAACTACAAGAGAATTAGAACATCTTA
- a CDS encoding Hsp20/alpha crystallin family protein yields the protein MLRRYWDPFAELRRLEREIDRLFSEFTSLERFEERPTAFTPAIDLYETPENLVLKAELPGFKPEDVDISVTEDQVILQGETKEEEEIKGENVYRRERRYGRIYRRIDLPKPIIPDKAEAVYKNGVLTLTLPKAKPEKVEGIKIKIREEK from the coding sequence ATGTTAAGAAGATATTGGGATCCCTTTGCAGAACTCAGAAGATTAGAAAGAGAAATCGATAGATTATTCTCTGAATTTACTTCCTTAGAACGTTTTGAAGAAAGACCTACAGCTTTTACTCCTGCTATTGATCTTTACGAAACTCCAGAAAATTTAGTGCTTAAAGCAGAGCTTCCTGGATTTAAGCCAGAAGATGTGGATATTAGTGTAACCGAAGACCAAGTAATACTTCAAGGAGAAACAAAAGAGGAGGAAGAAATCAAAGGAGAGAATGTATATAGAAGAGAAAGAAGATATGGAAGAATATATAGAAGAATAGATCTACCAAAACCCATAATACCAGATAAGGCCGAGGCTGTATATAAGAATGGAGTTTTAACTCTTACTCTTCCAAAGGCGAAACCAGAAAAAGTAGAAGGAATAAAGATAAAGATAAGAGAAGAAAAATAA
- a CDS encoding ABC transporter ATP-binding protein/permease — translation MERLRKYIKNNLQFFIIATLSAILSLSLDMFNPRIIREIIDKVILGNKLDLLPKLLSYLVFITVSRIILGYSKEYFMDLGGSKLAYELRKDLFDHLQSLPFSFFDKTNTGELMSRIKEDIENIWFTFGFGLVFFIEQVFYFIIATIILISINWKLTLIILSLMPIVGYIAYNLEKENDNVYGEISDQGVKLNTTAQEDIAGIRVVKSFGREKYEMDKFFEENRKNYELNIKQAKIFAKYFPWMDFFTNISTALAITLGGLLVIGDRMSIGTLVAFSGYVSMIVWPVRLGGWLVNMLAQCSASLKKIEKLFREKPEKIYMESPIEIKEIKGEITFKNVSFKYKNNYVLRNISFHINPGETLGIMGLTGAGKTTLVNLLGRFYEPWEGEILIDGVDIKKINLRILRENLSYVPQDVFLFSDTIKENLKLGRNVKEEKIVQVLKDTRAYNFVRNLPEYLDTIVGERGLGLSGGQKQRLTIARALIKPAKILILDDATSSLDMETELYVQKALEKYEGITKIIITHRVSAVKNAKEIIILEKGEIVERGTHEELLRKKGRYYEIYQEQYGKYIFMEEELI, via the coding sequence ATGGAAAGATTAAGAAAATACATTAAAAATAACTTACAGTTTTTTATTATCGCTACTCTATCTGCAATTCTATCTCTTTCTTTAGATATGTTTAATCCAAGAATTATTAGAGAAATAATTGATAAGGTAATTCTTGGAAATAAATTAGATTTACTCCCAAAACTTTTATCCTATTTAGTTTTTATAACTGTATCTAGGATAATTTTAGGTTATTCTAAAGAATACTTCATGGATCTAGGTGGCTCAAAACTTGCCTATGAATTAAGAAAAGATCTTTTTGATCATCTCCAAAGTTTACCTTTTTCCTTTTTTGATAAAACAAACACAGGAGAACTTATGTCGAGAATCAAGGAAGATATTGAAAACATATGGTTTACCTTTGGTTTTGGACTAGTATTTTTCATAGAACAGGTCTTCTACTTTATAATAGCAACTATTATCCTTATATCAATTAATTGGAAATTAACTTTAATTATTCTTTCTCTCATGCCTATTGTAGGATATATTGCTTATAATCTTGAAAAAGAAAACGACAATGTATACGGTGAAATTTCAGATCAAGGGGTAAAATTAAACACCACTGCTCAGGAAGATATAGCAGGAATCAGAGTTGTTAAATCCTTTGGAAGAGAAAAATATGAAATGGATAAATTTTTTGAAGAGAATAGAAAAAATTATGAATTAAATATAAAGCAAGCCAAAATATTTGCAAAATATTTTCCGTGGATGGACTTTTTTACAAACATTTCCACTGCTCTTGCGATAACCTTAGGGGGACTACTAGTAATTGGAGATCGGATGTCCATAGGCACTTTAGTCGCCTTTTCAGGATATGTCTCTATGATTGTTTGGCCTGTAAGGCTTGGAGGATGGCTAGTAAATATGCTTGCTCAATGTAGTGCATCTTTAAAGAAAATAGAAAAACTGTTTAGAGAAAAACCTGAAAAAATCTATATGGAAAGTCCTATTGAGATCAAAGAAATTAAGGGAGAAATAACTTTCAAAAATGTGTCCTTTAAGTACAAAAATAACTATGTTTTGAGAAATATAAGCTTTCATATAAATCCAGGAGAAACTTTGGGAATCATGGGGCTTACAGGAGCAGGAAAAACAACCCTTGTTAATTTACTAGGAAGATTTTACGAACCTTGGGAGGGAGAAATACTAATAGATGGAGTAGATATTAAAAAAATAAATTTAAGAATTTTAAGAGAAAACTTATCTTATGTTCCTCAAGACGTTTTTCTTTTTTCGGATACTATAAAAGAAAATCTTAAATTAGGAAGGAATGTAAAAGAAGAAAAAATAGTGCAGGTTTTAAAGGACACAAGAGCATATAATTTTGTAAGAAATCTACCCGAATATTTAGACACCATAGTAGGAGAAAGAGGATTAGGACTTTCGGGTGGACAAAAACAGAGATTAACAATTGCAAGAGCCTTAATAAAACCAGCTAAAATACTCATATTAGATGATGCTACTTCTTCCTTAGATATGGAAACAGAACTTTATGTACAAAAAGCTTTAGAAAAATACGAAGGAATAACAAAAATAATCATTACTCATAGAGTTTCTGCAGTTAAAAATGCAAAGGAAATAATAATTCTTGAAAAAGGAGAAATAGTTGAAAGAGGAACTCATGAGGAGTTATTAAGAAAAAAAGGAAGATATTATGAAATATATCAAGAGCAATATGGGAAATATATATTTATGGAGGAGGAATTAATTTAA
- a CDS encoding ABC transporter ATP-binding protein/permease: MPYSLKEDEKLEEKVSLEILKRLFKYLKPFKKEIFIAFFLIFLVMIVDLANPYFMKLAIDEYIKNKDSKRLILVGVIILILNLISAFSSKKRTERIAKITHAVLLNIRQDLYNHIQKLSFSFFDERPVGKILARVIGDVNSLTNFFNMSITNLIPDTAVIIATSFIMFYLNPKLALIGLSTLPFLIITLFYIQVVSRKRWQVVRKKNSTLNAFTHENFSGIKVVKYFTAEKYRKNLFSELAWDVRSAFVKAVRINDMFWPMVEFSWGIGTVITFYFGIKMINTGDITVGLLIAFTNYISMFWRPIMNLSNFYNSLIIGMASAERIFEIMDISPNIFEDKNAIDLNIKGEVEFRNVSFSYDGRKKVLDNISFKVKPGEKIALVGHTGAGKTTIVNLICRFYDPQEGEILIDGVNIKKIKLKSLREQIAVMFQDTFLFSGSVLDNIRYGNLSADFNQVMETAKKVYAHDFIISLEKGYETNVQERGTRLSIGQRQLISLARTLIANPKILILDEATASIDTHTERLLQKGIERLLEGRTAFIIAHRLSTIQNVDRIFVVEDGKIVEIGTHEELMKKKGIYYEMFTSQFKYWEEKEKEIVS, translated from the coding sequence ATGCCATATAGTTTAAAAGAAGACGAAAAATTAGAAGAAAAAGTAAGTCTTGAGATATTAAAAAGACTATTTAAATATCTAAAACCCTTTAAAAAAGAAATATTTATAGCTTTTTTCTTAATATTCTTAGTAATGATAGTAGATCTTGCAAATCCGTATTTCATGAAACTTGCTATAGATGAATATATCAAAAACAAAGACTCAAAAAGATTAATATTAGTGGGAGTAATAATTTTAATACTAAACTTAATCTCTGCTTTCTCCTCAAAAAAGAGAACAGAAAGAATAGCAAAAATAACCCACGCTGTACTTTTAAATATAAGACAAGATTTATATAATCATATTCAAAAACTTTCCTTCAGTTTTTTTGACGAAAGACCTGTTGGAAAAATCTTAGCAAGAGTTATAGGAGATGTAAATTCTCTTACCAATTTCTTTAATATGAGTATAACAAACTTAATTCCTGATACTGCAGTCATTATTGCTACTTCTTTTATTATGTTCTATCTTAATCCAAAACTAGCTTTAATAGGCTTAAGTACACTACCCTTTTTAATAATAACTCTTTTTTATATCCAAGTTGTAAGTAGAAAAAGATGGCAGGTAGTAAGGAAGAAAAACTCAACTCTTAATGCCTTTACTCATGAAAATTTTTCAGGAATAAAGGTAGTTAAATACTTTACTGCTGAGAAATACAGAAAAAATTTATTTTCCGAATTAGCATGGGATGTCAGATCTGCTTTTGTAAAGGCTGTAAGAATAAATGATATGTTTTGGCCCATGGTAGAGTTTTCTTGGGGTATTGGTACTGTTATTACCTTTTATTTTGGCATAAAAATGATAAATACAGGGGATATTACTGTGGGACTTCTTATTGCTTTTACTAACTATATATCCATGTTTTGGAGACCTATCATGAACCTAAGTAATTTCTATAACAGTTTAATCATTGGTATGGCAAGCGCAGAAAGAATATTTGAAATTATGGATATTAGTCCTAATATTTTTGAAGATAAAAATGCCATAGATTTAAATATAAAAGGAGAGGTTGAATTTAGAAACGTATCCTTTTCTTATGATGGAAGAAAAAAAGTTCTAGACAACATAAGTTTTAAAGTAAAACCAGGAGAGAAAATTGCCTTAGTAGGACACACAGGAGCTGGGAAAACTACTATTGTAAATTTAATATGTAGATTTTATGATCCTCAAGAAGGAGAAATTTTAATTGATGGGGTTAATATAAAAAAGATAAAACTAAAAAGTTTAAGAGAACAGATTGCAGTAATGTTTCAAGACACTTTTCTATTTTCAGGAAGTGTTTTAGATAATATTAGATATGGAAATCTTTCTGCCGATTTTAACCAAGTAATGGAAACAGCTAAAAAAGTATATGCTCATGATTTTATCATTTCTTTAGAAAAAGGGTATGAAACCAATGTACAAGAAAGAGGAACAAGACTCTCCATAGGCCAAAGACAACTTATTTCTCTAGCAAGAACTTTAATTGCAAATCCAAAGATTTTAATTCTCGATGAAGCAACTGCAAGTATAGATACCCACACAGAAAGACTTCTTCAGAAAGGGATAGAAAGATTATTAGAGGGAAGAACAGCTTTTATTATCGCCCATAGACTTTCCACAATACAAAATGTAGACAGAATATTTGTTGTAGAAGATGGAAAAATTGTGGAAATAGGAACCCACGAAGAACTCATGAAAAAGAAGGGAATTTATTATGAAATGTTTACATCCCAATTCAAATATTGGGAAGAAAAGGAGAAAGAAATCGTCTCTTGA
- a CDS encoding DinB family protein, protein MNKSRLENLINYIDKAFQKNAGLWSHSVLDILEKVSVKEAIWKEEKVNSIWEIVNHLISGKEYVISLLEGREPSEEDFRTPENPSEEEWKNTIEKLKSSHKKLIDLLKYRNDEDLEKPFGEYGTLEENLYGIISHDCYHVGQIVILLQLMGVEV, encoded by the coding sequence ATGAATAAATCAAGATTAGAAAATCTTATTAATTATATAGATAAAGCTTTTCAAAAAAATGCAGGTCTTTGGTCTCATTCAGTTTTAGATATTCTCGAAAAGGTTTCTGTAAAGGAAGCAATATGGAAGGAGGAAAAGGTAAACTCTATCTGGGAAATTGTAAATCATTTAATCTCTGGAAAGGAATACGTAATAAGTCTTTTAGAGGGAAGAGAGCCATCTGAGGAGGACTTTAGAACTCCTGAGAATCCTTCTGAAGAGGAATGGAAAAATACTATAGAAAAATTAAAAAGCTCTCACAAAAAATTAATTGATCTTCTTAAGTATAGAAATGATGAGGACTTAGAAAAACCTTTTGGGGAATATGGTACATTGGAGGAGAATCTTTATGGTATTATTAGCCATGATTGTTATCATGTAGGTCAAATAGTAATACTCTTACAACTTATGGGGGTTGAGGTATAG
- a CDS encoding HD domain-containing protein, giving the protein MSYIELLLKIKNELDKEEDFKESIERINILLRENLGISIKLEVLENPICPKEDISDRNFYTVIQTIYSSFIFNAINKNKALDKEDIAFIKILALFIKEQIEKNERKTLRDFTFSLLSKRNINELFEEILKELEKIVPYTSASIGILEKDTLQYLCFRGFEKYSADKFMKSFKMERKKFHTLDTVLKTKNPLLIENTEDYPFWLHIPETSWIKSFLMIPIIYKDEITGIISFDSDKAYTFSKEDIEKVNSIIPILALSFENVKLYESLKKELEEKIIIGKKLQSSLYQVIKVASDLVETKDPYTAGHQKEVARISIIIGREMGLSQERLRFIAICALLHDLGKIAIPSEILNKPSILNPLERALVNTHPEIGYNILKKIDILGEVAPVVYQHHERWDGSGYPLNLKNNEILLEARIIAVADVAEAMTSHRPYRPALPFEFVLKELSEKKGILYDPLVVDAFLEAYRKGKIKPKRL; this is encoded by the coding sequence ATGTCATATATTGAATTACTTCTTAAGATTAAAAATGAATTAGACAAAGAAGAAGATTTTAAGGAGAGTATAGAAAGAATTAATATTCTCTTAAGGGAAAACTTAGGAATTTCCATAAAATTAGAAGTCTTAGAAAATCCTATTTGTCCTAAAGAAGATATTTCAGATAGAAATTTCTATACTGTTATTCAAACCATTTATTCATCATTTATATTTAATGCAATAAATAAAAATAAAGCCTTAGATAAGGAAGACATTGCGTTTATTAAAATTCTAGCCCTATTTATTAAAGAACAAATAGAAAAAAATGAAAGAAAAACATTAAGAGATTTTACCTTTTCTTTGCTTTCTAAAAGAAATATCAATGAGCTCTTTGAAGAAATTTTAAAAGAATTAGAAAAGATTGTGCCTTATACCTCTGCGAGTATAGGGATCCTAGAAAAAGATACTCTTCAGTATCTTTGTTTTCGTGGATTTGAGAAGTACAGTGCAGATAAATTTATGAAATCCTTTAAAATGGAAAGAAAAAAATTTCATACTCTTGATACTGTTTTAAAAACAAAAAATCCTCTTCTTATCGAAAATACAGAAGATTATCCTTTTTGGCTTCATATTCCCGAAACTTCTTGGATAAAATCTTTTCTTATGATTCCTATAATTTATAAAGATGAAATTACAGGTATCATCAGTTTTGATAGTGATAAAGCTTATACCTTTTCTAAAGAAGATATAGAAAAAGTAAATTCTATAATTCCAATTCTTGCTCTTTCCTTTGAAAATGTAAAACTTTATGAATCTCTTAAAAAGGAATTGGAAGAAAAAATTATAATCGGAAAGAAACTTCAATCTTCTCTCTATCAGGTAATAAAGGTAGCATCAGATCTTGTCGAGACAAAAGACCCCTATACCGCTGGACATCAAAAAGAAGTAGCAAGAATCTCCATTATCATAGGAAGAGAAATGGGTTTATCTCAAGAAAGACTAAGATTTATTGCCATATGTGCTCTTCTTCATGATCTAGGAAAAATTGCCATTCCTTCGGAAATATTAAACAAACCATCCATCTTGAATCCCCTTGAAAGAGCTCTTGTAAACACTCATCCTGAAATAGGATATAATATTCTTAAAAAGATAGATATCTTAGGAGAAGTAGCACCTGTGGTATATCAGCATCATGAAAGATGGGATGGTTCAGGATATCCTTTAAATTTAAAGAATAACGAGATTCTTCTTGAGGCAAGAATAATTGCGGTAGCAGATGTAGCTGAAGCCATGACTTCCCACAGACCTTACCGCCCTGCCCTACCCTTTGAGTTTGTATTAAAAGAATTATCAGAGAAAAAAGGAATACTTTATGATCCCTTAGTGGTAGATGCCTTTTTAGAGGCATATAGAAAAGGAAAGATAAAACCTAAAAGGTTATAA
- a CDS encoding LacI family transcriptional regulator, with the protein MKKKKMITIKDIAREAKVSPTTVSNVIHKNYQHVSLETAKRIEKIIKEKGYIPNMLARSLVKRHSKIIGVINCLIPTERGSFVQDPFHTVFIGGVEKELSKRGYFIMLRTVNEKEELNTLLKNWNLAGVIITGIFEDEFYQVLKTSEIPVVLIDSYVFDNSFLKVGLEDFKGGYLATKYLIEKGHKNILFVSPKIKPKGVLEERLKGYKKALEEAGISFKDKNIYEHGTRIDECIALGKKISNRDDITAIFVTADIMAAGIMSGLIEKGVKIPDDISIIGFDDLEIGLITNPRLTTIHQDVERKGIIAAQMIVEQIEGQKIKKREVILPVYIVERESVKDLNKF; encoded by the coding sequence ATGAAGAAAAAAAAGATGATCACAATAAAGGATATAGCACGAGAAGCAAAGGTAAGTCCAACTACTGTATCAAATGTAATCCATAAAAATTACCAGCATGTATCCCTAGAAACAGCAAAGAGAATAGAGAAAATAATAAAAGAAAAAGGATACATTCCCAATATGCTTGCAAGATCCTTAGTAAAAAGACACTCTAAAATCATCGGAGTTATAAATTGTCTTATTCCCACAGAAAGAGGAAGTTTTGTCCAAGATCCTTTTCATACAGTTTTTATTGGAGGAGTAGAAAAGGAACTAAGTAAAAGAGGATATTTTATCATGCTAAGGACTGTAAATGAAAAAGAAGAATTAAATACTCTTCTTAAAAATTGGAATTTAGCTGGAGTAATTATTACAGGAATTTTTGAAGACGAATTCTATCAGGTATTAAAAACTTCTGAAATTCCTGTAGTTTTGATTGATAGTTATGTTTTTGATAACTCATTTTTAAAGGTTGGTTTAGAAGATTTTAAAGGGGGATATTTAGCAACTAAATATTTAATAGAAAAAGGGCATAAAAATATTTTATTTGTATCTCCAAAAATAAAACCAAAGGGAGTATTGGAAGAAAGGTTAAAGGGATATAAAAAAGCCTTAGAAGAGGCAGGTATATCCTTTAAAGATAAAAATATTTATGAACATGGAACAAGAATTGATGAATGTATTGCTTTAGGAAAGAAAATAAGTAATAGAGATGATATAACCGCTATTTTTGTAACCGCTGATATTATGGCTGCAGGAATTATGAGTGGTTTAATAGAAAAGGGAGTAAAAATTCCCGATGATATTTCCATTATAGGTTTTGACGATTTAGAGATAGGTCTTATTACCAATCCAAGATTAACCACTATACATCAGGATGTTGAAAGGAAAGGAATAATAGCAGCTCAAATGATTGTAGAACAGATTGAAGGACAAAAAATAAAAAAAAGGGAAGTTATATTACCCGTTTATATAGTTGAGAGAGAAAGTGTGAAAGATTTAAATAAATTTTGA